A stretch of the Bdellovibrio sp. 22V genome encodes the following:
- a CDS encoding pectin acetylesterase-family hydrolase yields MKTKILFLVIVFSSSFSFARNWQRIEIPGALCGNGEPYSVFIDKRAGDKLLVEFMGGGACWSEGTCYGNSPLTNLAPLPGNPTTSMMASKPSPWVDYTALYFPYCTGDVHAGFHQNSYKQGVQIYHYGALNVQKALQHLQDLNLIPFHDVNDLIVWGYSAGAIGAFLHTQTLAPYFNTNTRKTLIADSPGLHFGKNFWHKFTPELSRDFRSSFGKIDLNYSEDTGLLTPYMGPVFVKLSDWKIGILQSTKDIVMSLVFGDISPEDHKKLVLGPQGIATVAKDYPNTYVWIIDVMTHTFLLRSSTVDQKNSAGESAWEFALRVYEGAAEAPHRRLKKKTPELIGGFLD; encoded by the coding sequence CAAAAATACTATTCCTAGTTATTGTTTTTTCGTCTTCTTTTTCTTTCGCTCGAAACTGGCAACGCATCGAAATTCCCGGCGCTCTTTGCGGCAACGGCGAACCCTACAGCGTTTTTATAGATAAAAGAGCCGGCGACAAACTGCTGGTGGAATTCATGGGCGGCGGAGCGTGTTGGTCCGAAGGCACTTGCTATGGCAACAGTCCTTTGACGAACCTGGCTCCTCTGCCGGGAAATCCCACCACCAGTATGATGGCATCCAAGCCGAGCCCGTGGGTTGATTACACCGCTTTGTATTTCCCGTATTGTACGGGAGATGTACACGCGGGCTTTCATCAGAATTCCTATAAGCAGGGCGTACAGATTTATCATTATGGCGCGTTGAACGTGCAGAAAGCGTTACAACACCTGCAAGATTTAAATCTTATTCCGTTTCATGACGTGAATGATCTGATTGTCTGGGGATACTCCGCCGGAGCCATCGGCGCGTTCTTGCATACACAAACCCTGGCTCCTTATTTCAACACAAACACGCGCAAAACATTGATCGCAGACAGCCCGGGTTTACATTTCGGAAAAAACTTTTGGCATAAATTTACGCCAGAGCTCAGTCGCGATTTTCGTAGCAGCTTTGGCAAAATAGATTTGAATTACTCTGAAGACACCGGATTGCTGACGCCCTATATGGGCCCGGTGTTCGTGAAGTTAAGCGATTGGAAAATAGGAATCCTGCAGTCGACAAAAGATATCGTGATGTCACTGGTCTTTGGCGACATCAGTCCCGAAGATCATAAAAAACTTGTGCTGGGGCCCCAGGGTATTGCAACGGTTGCAAAAGATTATCCGAATACTTATGTGTGGATTATTGACGTGATGACGCACACGTTTTTACTGCGCTCATCCACAGTGGATCAAAAAAACTCGGCCGGGGAGAGTGCTTGGGAATTCGCTTTGCGTGTCTACGAAGGAGCCGCCGAAGCCCCGCACAGACGTCTTAAAAAGAAAACCCCCGAGCTTATCGGGGGTTTCTTGGATTGA
- a CDS encoding SPOR domain-containing protein, producing the protein MGSKTDAGVKLAIVFFISLLSFSIGIFAGKKYSDNQHQLSSLEPQSTHSAEREVASVPSHEPEQKTGAMTDEEIAKLAEEFVADETTEAHGETAKTEEHGTHAETVAADTKTKTEDKIEVNKPKSGAQGHTPVTQHEEPSTAAKNIAAGKAPATETVEKKAAPQHERVPSSLPKDVAQYAVGKFTVQVASYADEAEAQKMASSLKGKGYSAFYIPANIKGKTWYRVSVGQFATQKEAQSYRNEFLTKSKVESAIVQKITE; encoded by the coding sequence ATGGGTTCTAAAACGGATGCAGGCGTGAAACTAGCAATAGTTTTCTTTATCTCTTTGTTGTCATTTTCCATCGGGATATTTGCAGGCAAGAAGTACAGTGACAATCAACACCAATTGTCTTCATTGGAACCACAATCCACTCACTCTGCAGAACGCGAAGTCGCTTCTGTTCCTTCACATGAACCAGAGCAAAAAACCGGCGCCATGACAGATGAAGAGATCGCCAAGCTGGCGGAAGAATTCGTTGCTGACGAGACAACGGAAGCGCACGGCGAAACGGCGAAAACAGAAGAGCACGGAACACACGCTGAAACTGTCGCTGCTGACACTAAAACAAAAACAGAAGATAAAATCGAAGTTAACAAGCCAAAATCAGGTGCTCAAGGCCACACACCCGTAACTCAACACGAAGAGCCTTCAACAGCTGCGAAAAATATTGCAGCAGGAAAAGCGCCAGCAACTGAAACCGTAGAAAAGAAAGCAGCTCCGCAACATGAGCGCGTGCCTTCTTCTTTACCAAAAGACGTTGCTCAGTACGCAGTAGGTAAGTTCACTGTACAAGTGGCTTCTTATGCGGATGAAGCGGAAGCACAAAAAATGGCTTCCAGCCTTAAAGGCAAAGGCTACAGCGCTTTCTACATTCCAGCGAATATCAAAGGTAAGACTTGGTACCGCGTAAGCGTTGGTCAGTTTGCGACACAAAAAGAAGCGCAGTCGTACCGCAACGAGTTCCTTACGAAATCAAAAGTAGAATCAGCGATCGTACAAAAAATCACTGAATAA
- a CDS encoding inositol monophosphatase family protein, whose translation MESGVKSMDWKQVLGQAIKAVSLGREVLLNYFGNLEHIEEKFQAGLVSEADKESERVIAEHLKKNFPTIEFLGEETFAAKHAPGAKVQAAPAGPEGRWILDPLDGTTNYIHRFPIFCISLGLEINGQMQLAVIDVPMLKETYTAIRGQGAFVNGRPLRVSKTAELGKALLATGFVAEHEHVISEQLKVFGEMVRECRGVRRPGAAAYDLAQVARGVFDGYWERNIQPWDAAAGILLVEEAGGVVETYRGEKYHPYKNSIVAGNKDLVREMQKVLQNHVSEETH comes from the coding sequence GTGGAAAGTGGCGTAAAATCAATGGATTGGAAGCAGGTCTTAGGTCAAGCGATCAAAGCGGTGAGTCTCGGCAGAGAGGTCCTTCTCAATTATTTCGGTAACTTAGAACACATCGAAGAAAAATTCCAAGCAGGCTTAGTTAGTGAAGCCGATAAAGAATCAGAACGAGTCATTGCAGAGCATCTTAAGAAAAATTTTCCCACAATCGAGTTTTTAGGTGAGGAAACTTTCGCGGCGAAACACGCTCCTGGGGCGAAGGTCCAGGCGGCACCGGCGGGTCCCGAGGGTCGTTGGATTTTAGATCCTCTGGATGGAACAACGAACTACATTCATCGCTTTCCTATTTTTTGTATTAGTTTGGGTTTAGAGATCAATGGACAAATGCAATTAGCGGTCATTGATGTTCCCATGCTGAAAGAAACTTACACCGCTATTCGCGGGCAGGGCGCGTTTGTCAACGGCCGCCCTTTGCGTGTCAGCAAAACTGCAGAGCTGGGAAAAGCTCTTCTGGCGACCGGCTTTGTCGCTGAACATGAACACGTCATTTCCGAACAATTAAAAGTTTTTGGAGAAATGGTGCGCGAGTGTCGTGGTGTTCGTCGTCCTGGAGCCGCCGCCTACGATTTAGCACAAGTAGCGCGCGGAGTTTTCGATGGCTATTGGGAACGCAACATTCAGCCCTGGGATGCCGCTGCCGGAATTCTTTTAGTCGAGGAAGCGGGTGGTGTCGTCGAAACATATCGCGGTGAAAAGTATCACCCCTATAAGAATTCAATTGTAGCAGGTAACAAGGACCTTGTGCGCGAAATGCAAAAGGTCCTTCAGAATCATGTCAGTGAGGAAACTCACTAA
- a CDS encoding DUF4142 domain-containing protein has protein sequence MKSTYGKLLALPLLIVSFSFAGTSFAQDTTTPTTPSSTQMKSGDMSSMISESEIAEILKTANDAEIDAAKAAKSRASSSQVKDFAKHMETEHESNNKEAKSVLKKADIKMKSNEMAKTLKKDSKEQLSQLKKKKGADFDSAYIENQISMHQQLLSDLEQKFIPSAKNPEFKSFLEKTKTHVQQHLSKAQEVQQSMTK, from the coding sequence ATGAAATCGACATATGGAAAACTACTTGCTCTTCCTTTATTAATTGTCTCTTTTTCTTTTGCGGGAACTTCTTTCGCTCAAGATACAACGACGCCGACGACACCCTCATCAACGCAAATGAAAAGTGGAGACATGAGCTCAATGATTTCTGAAAGCGAAATTGCTGAGATCCTGAAAACTGCCAACGATGCAGAAATTGATGCCGCGAAAGCAGCAAAATCCCGTGCAAGCAGCTCGCAAGTAAAAGATTTTGCGAAACACATGGAAACCGAGCATGAATCGAACAATAAAGAAGCGAAATCTGTTCTTAAAAAGGCCGACATCAAAATGAAATCCAACGAGATGGCAAAAACTTTGAAGAAAGACTCGAAAGAGCAGTTGTCACAGTTGAAAAAGAAAAAAGGTGCGGACTTCGACAGTGCTTACATCGAAAATCAAATCTCGATGCACCAGCAACTTCTTTCCGATTTAGAACAAAAGTTCATTCCTTCGGCAAAGAATCCAGAATTCAAATCTTTCCTAGAAAAGACAAAAACACACGTGCAACAGCACTTGTCGAAAGCTCAAGAAGTTCAACAATCCATGACAAAATAG
- a CDS encoding NAD(P)/FAD-dependent oxidoreductase produces MNSSSQRIVIVGAGLAGLACAQKLVEADFDVILLEARDRLGGRAYQHESSSYHPPLEFGAEYIHGAPSALLKLLEQESFVDVNDEHLSLRQGRLRSHKDYWGLLEKVTAKLNPHPSKDRSIKEFLKKEGQRLLPEKKELFAAYVEGFHAADLNLIGEKSLALSEKEEEGALNGRFLFRLQNGTSSIIEKISARLEAKIKLQHRVKRIDWGPDKAEVIVQNNWQEVHFTARHVVLTAPIGVLKSLHPESHIELNPVIPEFTKALSTLHMGHVQKINFIFKKRFWETLSKEPVSFLHTGPEFYFPTWWTQSPVRSPVLVAWQGGPKALEMSLWPEQKVIEMAFKTLSKISKRSMDFLKENLVAHHWHNWSEDPFALGAYSYLGVQSSRSHWNKPFRDFLWLAGEGTAKNSQQGTMHGAIESGWSAAKEIIKREKPAAL; encoded by the coding sequence ATGAACTCGTCATCACAAAGAATTGTCATTGTCGGAGCCGGTCTTGCGGGACTCGCCTGTGCACAAAAACTTGTCGAAGCGGATTTCGACGTGATTCTTTTAGAAGCCCGGGACCGGCTTGGCGGCCGTGCCTATCAGCATGAATCTTCGAGTTATCACCCGCCTCTGGAGTTCGGCGCCGAGTACATTCACGGCGCTCCTTCTGCCCTCTTAAAACTTCTTGAGCAAGAAAGCTTTGTCGATGTGAATGACGAACATCTGTCTTTGCGCCAGGGACGTCTTCGCTCGCATAAAGACTATTGGGGACTTTTGGAAAAAGTCACCGCCAAACTCAATCCCCATCCCAGCAAAGACCGCAGCATTAAAGAATTTTTAAAGAAAGAAGGGCAGCGACTTCTGCCCGAAAAAAAGGAGCTCTTTGCCGCTTATGTCGAAGGATTTCACGCGGCGGATTTGAATCTGATCGGTGAAAAGTCTTTAGCCCTTTCTGAAAAAGAAGAGGAAGGTGCTTTGAATGGCCGCTTTCTATTCCGTCTGCAGAACGGAACATCCTCAATCATCGAAAAAATCAGCGCGCGCCTCGAAGCCAAGATCAAACTGCAACACCGAGTGAAAAGAATCGATTGGGGGCCCGACAAAGCGGAAGTCATCGTGCAAAACAACTGGCAGGAAGTTCACTTCACCGCACGCCATGTGGTGTTGACGGCGCCTATCGGCGTATTAAAAAGTCTGCACCCGGAATCGCACATTGAACTGAATCCCGTTATTCCGGAGTTTACGAAAGCTCTGTCGACGCTGCATATGGGACATGTACAAAAGATCAATTTCATTTTCAAAAAACGTTTTTGGGAAACTCTGTCGAAAGAACCGGTTTCATTTCTGCATACGGGACCAGAGTTTTATTTCCCGACGTGGTGGACGCAAAGTCCTGTGCGCAGTCCCGTTCTTGTAGCCTGGCAAGGAGGGCCGAAAGCTTTGGAGATGAGCCTTTGGCCCGAACAAAAAGTTATCGAAATGGCTTTCAAAACCCTTTCTAAAATAAGCAAAAGAAGTATGGATTTTCTAAAAGAAAATCTTGTCGCCCATCACTGGCATAATTGGAGTGAAGATCCTTTTGCTCTCGGGGCTTACAGTTACCTTGGCGTGCAGAGTTCCCGATCGCATTGGAATAAACCTTTTCGAGATTTTTTATGGCTGGCCGGAGAAGGAACCGCGAAAAATTCGCAACAAGGAACCATGCACGGAGCGATCGAAAGCGGATGGAGCGCGGCTAAGGAAATTATCAAAAGGGAAAAGCCCGCAGCCTTATAA
- a CDS encoding DUF748 domain-containing protein, which produces MRKILLSILVILIVIRIAAPPIILSQINKFLEDFSPSYQIHIGGLDLAIWRGAYRFEKIDGRIKTQKDPFMTVDAVDVSIAWREIIRGTIKTDIVVTGANLLLSKELMDVASKAPKKPKDEAQELGDKLFPLEIDRIDIRSSNFQFADVPGLPPELRLRVSDLDGRLTNLTPDKENPWSLATVRGTVQGSSVLKLVGEYSTIIKPLPWHVSAEVQKFEMKNLNPFTQRAAPISFQQGYLDAFVEAKSEENVIVGYVKPFVSKLDVVGNEKDFQGFKHFGIELSAATANLIFRRASDNTVATIIDFSVKDGKFDWNASKAFKEAVEHGFAQPISPGLENRYDIMTKQKGKIQ; this is translated from the coding sequence ATGCGAAAGATCTTACTTTCTATTCTCGTTATTCTGATTGTCATCCGCATTGCCGCGCCTCCGATTATTCTGAGCCAAATCAATAAATTTTTGGAAGACTTTTCCCCGAGCTATCAAATTCACATCGGCGGACTTGATCTTGCCATTTGGCGTGGCGCTTATCGCTTTGAAAAAATCGATGGCAGAATTAAAACACAAAAAGATCCCTTTATGACAGTCGACGCTGTCGACGTCTCGATTGCCTGGCGAGAGATCATTCGCGGCACGATAAAAACGGATATCGTAGTCACCGGCGCCAATCTTTTGCTCAGCAAAGAACTTATGGACGTCGCCAGTAAAGCTCCAAAAAAACCAAAAGACGAAGCGCAAGAGTTAGGTGACAAACTTTTCCCTTTGGAAATTGACCGGATCGATATACGTTCTTCGAATTTTCAATTTGCGGACGTTCCAGGTTTGCCTCCCGAGCTGCGCTTAAGGGTTTCCGACCTTGACGGCCGCCTGACAAATTTAACTCCTGATAAAGAAAATCCGTGGTCCCTGGCGACCGTGCGGGGAACCGTTCAAGGTTCTTCCGTCCTAAAATTGGTTGGCGAATACAGCACTATCATCAAACCTCTGCCATGGCATGTTTCCGCGGAAGTTCAAAAGTTCGAAATGAAAAATCTAAATCCCTTCACCCAAAGAGCGGCTCCCATCAGTTTTCAGCAAGGATATCTTGATGCCTTCGTCGAAGCTAAGTCCGAAGAAAATGTCATCGTTGGGTACGTGAAACCCTTCGTCAGCAAATTGGATGTCGTCGGAAACGAAAAAGACTTTCAAGGTTTCAAACATTTTGGCATTGAGCTGTCGGCGGCCACAGCCAACCTGATTTTTCGCAGAGCCTCAGACAATACTGTCGCCACAATCATAGATTTTTCCGTAAAAGATGGAAAATTCGATTGGAATGCCAGCAAAGCTTTTAAGGAAGCCGTGGAACATGGGTTTGCACAACCGATCTCTCCCGGTCTGGAAAATCGCTATGACATTATGACCAAGCAGAAAGGTAAAATACAATGA
- a CDS encoding CsbD family protein, with translation MNKDIFQGKLKEISGELRKKWGALTDDDIEQTKGNLESLSGLVQQKAGLSREEAEKQVSQFLAEMDKKYESAGSSVTAKFNEKVDKIKNKLSH, from the coding sequence ATGAACAAGGATATCTTCCAAGGAAAGCTGAAAGAAATCTCGGGTGAATTGCGCAAAAAATGGGGCGCCCTCACCGACGACGATATCGAACAAACAAAAGGAAATTTAGAATCACTGAGCGGTCTAGTGCAACAGAAAGCCGGATTGTCCAGAGAAGAAGCAGAGAAACAAGTCTCTCAATTTCTGGCCGAAATGGATAAAAAATATGAAAGCGCCGGCAGCAGTGTGACCGCTAAATTTAACGAGAAAGTAGATAAAATCAAAAACAAACTCTCACACTGA
- a CDS encoding flagellar basal body-associated FliL family protein, whose product MAEEKAAAVEASSGPSGGSGQKPILLIALAVINMLVVAGVGFMLYQGRKKEAAEPKIEHVIKGEAEAQHKEATEEKEVVGKVVPLETFIINLAGSKGRKVAKVNMELEVKGDHVLEEIEKRKAQIRDIIIIILSSKTYEDVSSREGKDSLRNEIKDTINSFLVQGKISNVFFTEFLYN is encoded by the coding sequence GTGGCTGAAGAAAAAGCGGCAGCAGTGGAAGCGTCGTCAGGCCCGAGCGGGGGATCTGGACAAAAGCCTATACTCTTAATTGCCTTGGCGGTTATCAACATGCTCGTCGTCGCTGGCGTTGGGTTTATGCTTTATCAAGGACGCAAAAAGGAAGCGGCTGAACCAAAAATCGAACACGTAATTAAAGGTGAAGCGGAAGCTCAGCACAAGGAAGCCACAGAAGAAAAAGAAGTGGTGGGCAAAGTCGTGCCGCTTGAAACTTTCATTATCAATCTTGCCGGTTCTAAGGGACGTAAAGTCGCGAAAGTAAACATGGAGCTCGAAGTAAAAGGGGACCATGTTCTTGAAGAGATCGAAAAGCGCAAAGCTCAGATCCGCGATATTATTATCATTATTCTTTCTTCCAAAACGTATGAAGACGTTTCATCGCGTGAAGGTAAAGACAGTTTAAGAAATGAAATCAAGGACACGATTAACTCTTTCCTGGTTCAAGGAAAAATTTCGAACGTGTTCTTCACTGAGTTCCTTTACAACTAA
- the fliM gene encoding flagellar motor switch protein FliM encodes MNQVLSQSEVDALLAAVSDGDVSSSDSPKAESQNVGKVEDRKIVSYDLTSQDRIIRGRLPQLEVIYEKFMRAFRVSLSSALRKIASITLTSTEFLKFGEFINTLPMPTCMSVLRFGNLRGSALFVIESKLAYALVDSFFGGADRPYTKIDGKDFTPIELSIVQKVVGLAINDLEMAWASIEKIGCSFVRTEVNPQFVGIVPPTDVVIASTFDVELENATGTISIVIPYATIEPIKQKLSTGFQVESDQTDKKLWTSIIQEQLLETDMEIKVNLGETEIKLKDMMNLKVGDVIPLDQDASGEFDVNVEGVKKFKGYYGIHHGTVAVQVTRPVQKG; translated from the coding sequence ATGAATCAGGTACTTTCGCAAAGCGAAGTGGATGCTCTGTTAGCGGCGGTCTCCGACGGGGACGTGTCGTCTTCGGATTCTCCCAAGGCCGAGTCCCAGAACGTAGGAAAAGTCGAAGATCGCAAGATTGTTTCTTACGATCTGACAAGCCAAGACCGTATTATTCGCGGTCGACTTCCGCAGTTGGAAGTTATTTACGAAAAATTCATGCGCGCCTTCCGCGTTTCATTGTCTTCAGCGCTTCGTAAAATCGCTTCGATCACTTTGACTTCGACGGAATTTTTGAAGTTCGGTGAGTTCATCAACACGCTTCCGATGCCAACGTGCATGAGCGTTCTGCGTTTCGGGAATCTGCGCGGTTCAGCTCTTTTCGTTATTGAAAGTAAATTGGCTTACGCATTGGTGGACAGCTTCTTCGGTGGCGCGGATCGTCCTTATACAAAAATCGACGGAAAAGACTTCACTCCGATTGAACTTTCTATCGTGCAAAAAGTCGTAGGTCTTGCGATCAATGATTTGGAAATGGCATGGGCTTCGATCGAGAAGATCGGTTGTTCTTTCGTTCGTACCGAAGTGAATCCACAGTTTGTGGGTATCGTTCCTCCGACGGACGTGGTCATTGCATCGACGTTCGACGTCGAACTTGAAAACGCGACAGGCACGATTTCGATCGTGATTCCTTATGCGACAATCGAACCGATCAAACAAAAACTCTCTACTGGTTTCCAAGTGGAGTCGGATCAAACGGATAAAAAACTTTGGACTTCGATCATTCAAGAACAGCTTCTTGAAACGGACATGGAGATCAAAGTGAATCTTGGCGAAACAGAAATCAAACTCAAAGATATGATGAATTTGAAAGTGGGCGACGTGATTCCATTGGATCAGGACGCCTCCGGTGAGTTTGACGTGAATGTTGAAGGCGTTAAAAAGTTTAAAGGTTATTACGGAATACATCATGGAACTGTGGCGGTCCAAGTTACTCGCCCGGTGCAAAAAGGGTAG
- the fliO gene encoding flagellar biosynthetic protein FliO encodes MRWLLSLIFVISVSAHAAEEAATVATATEVASVETANAAASENLPIEKNKPDSRKESEIPLNLEKDKKASSDGGSLFRILFTISILGLVGTGAYFFLRKYSVPKAMKHQTQIKILQQHYLGPKKSLAIVRVAGESILIGVTDHNISMIKSLSLLDDEVPEEAPKNFGKVLDSKVEFDGAEDDAPAKSKRVAKEIESDDEFAISGIKDIVSKRLKGMRSLQ; translated from the coding sequence ATGCGTTGGTTGCTTTCTTTGATCTTTGTGATTTCAGTTTCCGCTCACGCGGCGGAAGAAGCTGCAACAGTTGCAACGGCAACGGAAGTGGCTAGCGTTGAAACGGCGAATGCCGCTGCCAGCGAAAATCTTCCGATTGAAAAGAATAAACCGGATTCACGTAAAGAGTCTGAAATTCCATTGAATTTGGAAAAGGACAAGAAAGCATCTTCCGACGGCGGAAGTCTTTTTAGAATCCTTTTTACGATTTCGATTTTGGGCCTTGTCGGTACGGGCGCTTACTTTTTCCTCCGTAAGTATTCCGTTCCCAAAGCGATGAAGCACCAAACGCAAATCAAAATCTTGCAACAGCATTATTTGGGACCGAAGAAAAGTCTTGCGATCGTGCGCGTGGCCGGTGAGTCGATTCTTATCGGGGTCACTGACCATAATATTTCCATGATTAAGTCTTTGTCGCTATTGGATGACGAAGTCCCCGAAGAAGCTCCGAAGAATTTCGGCAAAGTTCTCGATTCTAAAGTTGAGTTCGACGGAGCAGAAGATGACGCTCCGGCAAAATCAAAGCGCGTTGCTAAAGAGATCGAATCCGATGACGAGTTCGCAATTAGCGGAATCAAAGACATTGTTTCTAAGCGTCTTAAAGGAATGAGGTCTCTTCAGTGA
- the fliP gene encoding flagellar type III secretion system pore protein FliP (The bacterial flagellar biogenesis protein FliP forms a type III secretion system (T3SS)-type pore required for flagellar assembly.) gives MRKFNWTLCSLLLLPLILFISSSAWAQVTLPTVNLGFKTTDNPNEVVNAVKLILIMTVLTLAPAILIMMTGFTRIIIVLSFLRQAMGVQQMPPNQLLVGLALFLTFFVMQPAFNEMNQKGIQPYMAGKISQEVAIENTLAPLRKFMFNQTRDSDLALFIKLAKVDKPKTRADVPTMVLVPAFVVSELKTSFQIGFIIFLPFLVIDIVAASVLMAMGMMMLPPVVISLPFKIMLFVLVDGWGLLIGSMVKSFG, from the coding sequence GTGAGAAAGTTTAACTGGACTCTTTGCAGTCTTCTTCTCTTACCTTTGATTCTTTTTATCAGCTCAAGTGCGTGGGCCCAAGTCACTTTGCCGACAGTGAATCTGGGTTTTAAAACGACAGACAATCCGAATGAAGTTGTTAACGCCGTAAAATTGATTTTGATCATGACGGTGCTGACTTTGGCGCCGGCGATTTTGATCATGATGACGGGTTTTACTCGCATCATTATCGTTCTTTCTTTCTTGCGCCAAGCAATGGGTGTGCAGCAAATGCCGCCAAATCAATTGCTCGTGGGTTTGGCGTTGTTCCTGACGTTCTTTGTAATGCAGCCGGCATTCAATGAAATGAACCAAAAAGGCATTCAGCCTTATATGGCGGGAAAAATTTCTCAAGAGGTGGCGATTGAAAACACATTGGCGCCTCTTCGTAAATTTATGTTCAATCAAACGCGCGATTCGGATCTTGCATTGTTCATTAAGTTGGCCAAGGTCGACAAACCGAAAACACGCGCGGATGTACCGACAATGGTGCTTGTTCCGGCATTTGTCGTTTCGGAACTGAAAACGTCGTTTCAAATCGGTTTCATTATTTTCCTTCCGTTTTTGGTTATCGACATCGTAGCGGCTTCGGTCTTGATGGCGATGGGGATGATGATGCTTCCGCCGGTAGTGATTTCGTTACCCTTTAAGATCATGCTCTTTGTCTTAGTGGATGGATGGGGGCTTCTCATCGGTTCAATGGTCAAGAGTTTCGGGTGA
- the fliQ gene encoding flagellar biosynthesis protein FliQ, protein MTEELVIRLGQDALRTTAMLAAPLLISTLVVGLAVSIFQALTQINEATLTFIPKMIVVALVFVLAGPWMMDVMSTYTVNLFENIAVMVRE, encoded by the coding sequence ATGACAGAAGAATTAGTGATTCGACTTGGACAAGATGCGCTTCGTACAACAGCAATGTTGGCGGCGCCTCTTTTGATCAGCACATTAGTTGTCGGTTTGGCCGTGAGTATTTTCCAGGCTTTGACTCAAATCAACGAAGCGACTTTGACTTTTATTCCTAAGATGATCGTCGTCGCGTTGGTCTTTGTTTTGGCCGGGCCCTGGATGATGGATGTGATGAGTACTTATACTGTAAATCTTTTTGAAAATATTGCCGTGATGGTGAGGGAATAA
- the fliR gene encoding flagellar biosynthetic protein FliR, translated as MLNWSAMTEAQILLFALVLLRMIAFVVSSAVFGSPLVNTPIKVLLSIVLSVVLFPLVKVGNVDYSLISNEIISLAVRELVVGLSLGFLTRLFFFVVTMTGDLVSMSVGLSASQMYNPMLGSHGNTIDQFYSTIGTLVFLAINGHHMLISGIAQSYELVPVSSLALNVGPFAEMAVFGQTVMMMAIKMCAPVLVAVLLVNLAMGILGRAVPQINVLVTSMPVTILLGMTVVFICLPLMVIEMNGLVEITASKLIAVMKHL; from the coding sequence GTGTTGAACTGGAGTGCGATGACGGAAGCACAGATTTTGCTTTTTGCGCTGGTTCTCCTGCGCATGATTGCATTTGTCGTGTCTTCGGCTGTTTTCGGATCTCCTTTGGTGAATACGCCAATTAAGGTTCTGCTTTCCATCGTATTAAGCGTGGTCCTCTTCCCTTTAGTGAAGGTTGGCAACGTCGATTATTCTTTGATCTCTAATGAAATCATCAGCTTAGCCGTCCGTGAGTTAGTCGTCGGATTGTCGCTAGGATTTTTAACCCGTCTGTTTTTCTTTGTTGTCACAATGACAGGGGATTTGGTGTCGATGTCCGTGGGCCTCAGCGCCTCGCAAATGTACAACCCGATGTTGGGAAGTCATGGAAATACCATCGATCAATTTTACTCTACTATCGGAACTTTAGTTTTCTTAGCAATTAACGGTCACCACATGTTGATCAGTGGAATCGCGCAAAGTTATGAACTTGTGCCTGTAAGTTCTCTTGCGTTGAATGTGGGGCCTTTCGCCGAAATGGCCGTCTTTGGACAGACGGTCATGATGATGGCCATTAAAATGTGCGCACCCGTGCTCGTAGCGGTGTTGTTGGTAAATCTAGCGATGGGAATCTTGGGAAGAGCAGTTCCCCAGATCAACGTCCTGGTCACGAGTATGCCAGTCACAATCTTGTTGGGAATGACGGTGGTGTTTATCTGTCTTCCCCTGATGGTGATTGAAATGAATGGTTTAGTTGAAATCACCGCTAGCAAACTGATCGCGGTGATGAAACACTTATAG